A window of the Synchiropus splendidus isolate RoL2022-P1 chromosome 6, RoL_Sspl_1.0, whole genome shotgun sequence genome harbors these coding sequences:
- the LOC128760625 gene encoding synaptotagmin-2 isoform X2: MKFNLFRKPQPVAPAEPTGATTVTMAPTSAVISTTADTSGSNNTEISKNDMFEEIKSKFLNEIDKIPLPPWALIAIAVVAALLILTCCFCIIKKCCCKKKKNKKGKKGKDGFNMKNMQGGEDDDDDEGETGLTEEEKEEEEKEQEKLGKLQYSIDYDFENTKLTVGILQAADLISMDSGGTSDPYVKVLLLPDKKKKFDTKVHKKTLNPVFNETFVFKVPYEELGGKTLVMSVYDYDRFSKHDVIGEVKIPMNTIDLGRPIEEWRDLESADQEEPEKLGDICISLRYVPTAGKLTVCILEAKNLKKMDACGLSDPYVKIQLLQGGKRLKKKKTTVKKNTLNPYYNESFSFEIPLEQMQKILVAVTVFDYDKIGKNDAIGKIFVGSKATGLGLKHWSDMLANPRRPIAQWHPLQPEEDIDGQLASLNAKK; the protein is encoded by the exons ATGAAGTTCAACTTGTTCAGAAAACCTCAGCCCGTGGCGCCCGCCGAGCCCACCGGTGCCACCACCGTCACCATGGCGCCCACGTCGGCCGTTATCTCCACCACAGCGGACACCTCGGGCTCCAACAACACAGAGATCAGCAAGAACGACATGTTCGAAGAAATCAAGAGCAAGTTCCTGAACGAGATCGATAAAATCCCAT TGCCTCCCTGGGCTCTGATCGCCATCGCTGTGGTGGCGGCGCTGCTCatcctcacctgctgcttctgTATAATCAAAAAGTGCTGctgtaagaagaagaagaacaagaaaggAAAGAAGGGTAAAGACGGCTTCAACATGAAGAACATGCAGGGTGGTGAG gatgatgatgatgacgaggGGGAGACCGGACTGacagaggaagaaaaggaggaagaggagaaagagCAGGAGAAACTCGGGAAGTTGCAGTATTCCATAGATTAcgactttgaaaacacaaag CTCACAGTTGGGATCCTGCAGGCCGCAGATCTCATTTCCATGGACTCAGGGGGCACTTCCGACCCGTACGTCAAAGTCCTGCTACttcctgacaaaaaaaagaagtttgacACCAAAGTCCACAAGAAAACACTTAACCCAGTCTTTAATGAGACATTTGTCTTTAAG GTGCCCTACGAGGAACTTGGTGGGAAGACGTTGGTGATGTCTGTCTATGACTACGATCGATTTTCCAAACACGATGTGATCGGAGAGGTGAAGATCCCCATGAACACCATTGACCTCGGCCGGCCCATCGAGGAGTGGCGAGATCTGGAGAGCGCCGACCAGGAGGAG CCTGAGAAGCTGGGGGACATCTGCATCTCGCTTCGCTACGTACCGACGGCTGGGAAACTCACAGTCTGCATCCTGGAAGCAAAGAATCTGAAGAAAATGGATGCCTGTGGATTATCTG ATCCCTACGTGAaaatccagctgctgcagggagGCAAacggctgaagaagaagaagaccacaGTGAAGAAGAACACACTGAACCCCTACTATAATGAATCCTTCAGCTTCGAGATCCCACTAGAACAAATGCAG AAAATCCTCGTGGCTGTAACAGTGTTCGACTACGACAAGATCGGTAAGAACGACGCCATCGGGAAGATCTTCGTTGGCAGCAAGGCCACCGGTTTGGGACTGAAGCACTGGTCTGACATGTTGGCAAACCCACGGCGCCCCATCGCTCAGTGGCACCCGCTGCAGCCAGAGGAAGACATCGACGGTCAGCTGGCGTCTTTGAACGCAAAGAAGTGA
- the LOC128760625 gene encoding synaptotagmin-2 isoform X1 has product MKFNLFRKPQPVAPAEPTGATTVTMAPTSAVISTTADTSGSNNTEISKNDMFEEIKSKFLNEIDKIPLPPWALIAIAVVAALLILTCCFCIIKKCCCKKKKNKKGKKGKDGFNMKNMQGGEKHQDDDDDEGETGLTEEEKEEEEKEQEKLGKLQYSIDYDFENTKLTVGILQAADLISMDSGGTSDPYVKVLLLPDKKKKFDTKVHKKTLNPVFNETFVFKVPYEELGGKTLVMSVYDYDRFSKHDVIGEVKIPMNTIDLGRPIEEWRDLESADQEEPEKLGDICISLRYVPTAGKLTVCILEAKNLKKMDACGLSDPYVKIQLLQGGKRLKKKKTTVKKNTLNPYYNESFSFEIPLEQMQKILVAVTVFDYDKIGKNDAIGKIFVGSKATGLGLKHWSDMLANPRRPIAQWHPLQPEEDIDGQLASLNAKK; this is encoded by the exons ATGAAGTTCAACTTGTTCAGAAAACCTCAGCCCGTGGCGCCCGCCGAGCCCACCGGTGCCACCACCGTCACCATGGCGCCCACGTCGGCCGTTATCTCCACCACAGCGGACACCTCGGGCTCCAACAACACAGAGATCAGCAAGAACGACATGTTCGAAGAAATCAAGAGCAAGTTCCTGAACGAGATCGATAAAATCCCAT TGCCTCCCTGGGCTCTGATCGCCATCGCTGTGGTGGCGGCGCTGCTCatcctcacctgctgcttctgTATAATCAAAAAGTGCTGctgtaagaagaagaagaacaagaaaggAAAGAAGGGTAAAGACGGCTTCAACATGAAGAACATGCAGGGTGGTGAG AAAcaccaggatgatgatgatgacgaggGGGAGACCGGACTGacagaggaagaaaaggaggaagaggagaaagagCAGGAGAAACTCGGGAAGTTGCAGTATTCCATAGATTAcgactttgaaaacacaaag CTCACAGTTGGGATCCTGCAGGCCGCAGATCTCATTTCCATGGACTCAGGGGGCACTTCCGACCCGTACGTCAAAGTCCTGCTACttcctgacaaaaaaaagaagtttgacACCAAAGTCCACAAGAAAACACTTAACCCAGTCTTTAATGAGACATTTGTCTTTAAG GTGCCCTACGAGGAACTTGGTGGGAAGACGTTGGTGATGTCTGTCTATGACTACGATCGATTTTCCAAACACGATGTGATCGGAGAGGTGAAGATCCCCATGAACACCATTGACCTCGGCCGGCCCATCGAGGAGTGGCGAGATCTGGAGAGCGCCGACCAGGAGGAG CCTGAGAAGCTGGGGGACATCTGCATCTCGCTTCGCTACGTACCGACGGCTGGGAAACTCACAGTCTGCATCCTGGAAGCAAAGAATCTGAAGAAAATGGATGCCTGTGGATTATCTG ATCCCTACGTGAaaatccagctgctgcagggagGCAAacggctgaagaagaagaagaccacaGTGAAGAAGAACACACTGAACCCCTACTATAATGAATCCTTCAGCTTCGAGATCCCACTAGAACAAATGCAG AAAATCCTCGTGGCTGTAACAGTGTTCGACTACGACAAGATCGGTAAGAACGACGCCATCGGGAAGATCTTCGTTGGCAGCAAGGCCACCGGTTTGGGACTGAAGCACTGGTCTGACATGTTGGCAAACCCACGGCGCCCCATCGCTCAGTGGCACCCGCTGCAGCCAGAGGAAGACATCGACGGTCAGCTGGCGTCTTTGAACGCAAAGAAGTGA